A genomic stretch from Mesoplodon densirostris isolate mMesDen1 chromosome 3, mMesDen1 primary haplotype, whole genome shotgun sequence includes:
- the MEF2B gene encoding myocyte-specific enhancer factor 2B isoform X3 has protein sequence MGRKKIQISRILDQRNRQVTFTKRKFGLMKKAYELSVLCDCEIALIIFNSANRLFQYASTDMDRVLLKYTEYSEPHESRTNTDILEPAAPTMPSPDMAYGALPPPGCDPSGLGEALPAQSRPSPFRPGAPKAGPPGLAHPLFSASHLGSKTPPPLYLAVDGRRPDLPGGLAGARGGLSTSRGLYGSLQSPCSTATPGPPLGSFPFLPAGPPEYGLGDPPPPPGLLQPPTLAPWQTSRGDGPPVTTAQPSGGRSLGEEGPPARGASSPTPPVSIKSERLSPAPGGPGDFPKAFPYPLLLARPLAEPLRPGPPLRRLPTTDSWPR, from the exons ATGGGGAGGAAGAAAATTCAGATCTCACGCATTCTGGACCAAAGGAATCGGCAG GTGACATTTACCAAGCGCAAGTTTGGGCTGATGAAGAAGGCCTATGAGCTAAGTGTACTCTGCGACTGTGAGATCGCCCTCATCATCTTCAATAGTGCCAACCGCCTCTTCCAGTACGCCAGCACGGACATGGACCGTGTGCTACTCAAGTACACAGAGTACAGTGAGCCTCACGAGAGCCGCACCAACACCGACATCCTCGAG CCAGCAGCTCCCACTATGCCCAGCCCTGACATGGCATATGGGGCCCTGCCCCCACCAGGCTGCGACCCCAGTGGGCTTGGGGAGGCCCTGCCTGCCCAGAGCCGCCCATCCCCCTTCCGTCCAGGAGCCCCCAAAGCTGGCCCCCCAG GCCTGGCACACCCTCTCTTCTCAGCAAGCCACCTTGGCAGCAAGACACCACCGCCCCTGTACCTGGCAGTGGATGGGAGGAGGCCAGACCTGCCTGGTGGCCTGGCTGGGGCCCGAGGGGGACTGAGCACCTCG AGAGGCCTCTATGGTAGCCTGCAGAGTCCGTGCTCCACTGCCACCCCAGGACCCCCACTAGGgagcttccccttcctccctgcagGTCCCCCAG AATATGGCCTGGGAGACCCCCCTCCGCCCCCAGGCTTGCTGCAGCCCCCCACCCTGGCCCCCTGGCAGACCTCCAGGGGTGATGGGCCCCCGGTCACCACCGCCCAGCCCAG TGGGGGCCGCAGCCTGGGCGAGGAAGGCCCCCCAGCCCGCGGCGCCTCCTCGCCCACCCCACCAGTCAGCATCAAGTCCGAGCGCCTCTCGCCGGCTCCTGGAGGCCCCGGCGACTTTCCAAAGGCCTTCCCCTACCCCTTGCTCCTGGCCCGGCCCCTGGCAGAGCCCCTACGACCTGGGCCCCCCCTGCGCCGGCTGCCCACTACCGACAGCTGGCCCCGGTAG
- the MEF2B gene encoding myocyte-specific enhancer factor 2B isoform X2, which produces MGRKKIQISRILDQRNRQVTFTKRKFGLMKKAYELSVLCDCEIALIIFNSANRLFQYASTDMDRVLLKYTEYSEPHESRTNTDILETLKRRGVGLDGQELEPEEGIEGPGGKLRRLAGDGGDPALPRPRLYPAAPTMPSPDMAYGALPPPGCDPSGLGEALPAQSRPSPFRPGAPKAGPPASHLGSKTPPPLYLAVDGRRPDLPGGLAGARGGLSTSRGLYGSLQSPCSTATPGPPLGSFPFLPAGPPEYGLGDPPPPPGLLQPPTLAPWQTSRGDGPPVTTAQPSGGRSLGEEGPPARGASSPTPPVSIKSERLSPAPGGPGDFPKAFPYPLLLARPLAEPLRPGPPLRRLPTTDSWPR; this is translated from the exons ATGGGGAGGAAGAAAATTCAGATCTCACGCATTCTGGACCAAAGGAATCGGCAG GTGACATTTACCAAGCGCAAGTTTGGGCTGATGAAGAAGGCCTATGAGCTAAGTGTACTCTGCGACTGTGAGATCGCCCTCATCATCTTCAATAGTGCCAACCGCCTCTTCCAGTACGCCAGCACGGACATGGACCGTGTGCTACTCAAGTACACAGAGTACAGTGAGCCTCACGAGAGCCGCACCAACACCGACATCCTCGAG ACACTGAAACGGAGGGGCGTGGGCCTTGATGGACAAGAGCTGGAGCCAGAGGAGGGGATTGAGGGGCCAGGAGGGAAGCTGCGGAGGCTGGCAGGTGATGGGGGTGACCCAGCCTTGCCCCGACCCCGGCTCTAT CCAGCAGCTCCCACTATGCCCAGCCCTGACATGGCATATGGGGCCCTGCCCCCACCAGGCTGCGACCCCAGTGGGCTTGGGGAGGCCCTGCCTGCCCAGAGCCGCCCATCCCCCTTCCGTCCAGGAGCCCCCAAAGCTGGCCCCCCAG CAAGCCACCTTGGCAGCAAGACACCACCGCCCCTGTACCTGGCAGTGGATGGGAGGAGGCCAGACCTGCCTGGTGGCCTGGCTGGGGCCCGAGGGGGACTGAGCACCTCG AGAGGCCTCTATGGTAGCCTGCAGAGTCCGTGCTCCACTGCCACCCCAGGACCCCCACTAGGgagcttccccttcctccctgcagGTCCCCCAG AATATGGCCTGGGAGACCCCCCTCCGCCCCCAGGCTTGCTGCAGCCCCCCACCCTGGCCCCCTGGCAGACCTCCAGGGGTGATGGGCCCCCGGTCACCACCGCCCAGCCCAG TGGGGGCCGCAGCCTGGGCGAGGAAGGCCCCCCAGCCCGCGGCGCCTCCTCGCCCACCCCACCAGTCAGCATCAAGTCCGAGCGCCTCTCGCCGGCTCCTGGAGGCCCCGGCGACTTTCCAAAGGCCTTCCCCTACCCCTTGCTCCTGGCCCGGCCCCTGGCAGAGCCCCTACGACCTGGGCCCCCCCTGCGCCGGCTGCCCACTACCGACAGCTGGCCCCGGTAG
- the MEF2B gene encoding myocyte-specific enhancer factor 2B isoform X1, whose product MGRKKIQISRILDQRNRQVTFTKRKFGLMKKAYELSVLCDCEIALIIFNSANRLFQYASTDMDRVLLKYTEYSEPHESRTNTDILETLKRRGVGLDGQELEPEEGIEGPGGKLRRLAGDGGDPALPRPRLYPAAPTMPSPDMAYGALPPPGCDPSGLGEALPAQSRPSPFRPGAPKAGPPGLAHPLFSASHLGSKTPPPLYLAVDGRRPDLPGGLAGARGGLSTSRGLYGSLQSPCSTATPGPPLGSFPFLPAGPPEYGLGDPPPPPGLLQPPTLAPWQTSRGDGPPVTTAQPSGGRSLGEEGPPARGASSPTPPVSIKSERLSPAPGGPGDFPKAFPYPLLLARPLAEPLRPGPPLRRLPTTDSWPR is encoded by the exons ATGGGGAGGAAGAAAATTCAGATCTCACGCATTCTGGACCAAAGGAATCGGCAG GTGACATTTACCAAGCGCAAGTTTGGGCTGATGAAGAAGGCCTATGAGCTAAGTGTACTCTGCGACTGTGAGATCGCCCTCATCATCTTCAATAGTGCCAACCGCCTCTTCCAGTACGCCAGCACGGACATGGACCGTGTGCTACTCAAGTACACAGAGTACAGTGAGCCTCACGAGAGCCGCACCAACACCGACATCCTCGAG ACACTGAAACGGAGGGGCGTGGGCCTTGATGGACAAGAGCTGGAGCCAGAGGAGGGGATTGAGGGGCCAGGAGGGAAGCTGCGGAGGCTGGCAGGTGATGGGGGTGACCCAGCCTTGCCCCGACCCCGGCTCTAT CCAGCAGCTCCCACTATGCCCAGCCCTGACATGGCATATGGGGCCCTGCCCCCACCAGGCTGCGACCCCAGTGGGCTTGGGGAGGCCCTGCCTGCCCAGAGCCGCCCATCCCCCTTCCGTCCAGGAGCCCCCAAAGCTGGCCCCCCAG GCCTGGCACACCCTCTCTTCTCAGCAAGCCACCTTGGCAGCAAGACACCACCGCCCCTGTACCTGGCAGTGGATGGGAGGAGGCCAGACCTGCCTGGTGGCCTGGCTGGGGCCCGAGGGGGACTGAGCACCTCG AGAGGCCTCTATGGTAGCCTGCAGAGTCCGTGCTCCACTGCCACCCCAGGACCCCCACTAGGgagcttccccttcctccctgcagGTCCCCCAG AATATGGCCTGGGAGACCCCCCTCCGCCCCCAGGCTTGCTGCAGCCCCCCACCCTGGCCCCCTGGCAGACCTCCAGGGGTGATGGGCCCCCGGTCACCACCGCCCAGCCCAG TGGGGGCCGCAGCCTGGGCGAGGAAGGCCCCCCAGCCCGCGGCGCCTCCTCGCCCACCCCACCAGTCAGCATCAAGTCCGAGCGCCTCTCGCCGGCTCCTGGAGGCCCCGGCGACTTTCCAAAGGCCTTCCCCTACCCCTTGCTCCTGGCCCGGCCCCTGGCAGAGCCCCTACGACCTGGGCCCCCCCTGCGCCGGCTGCCCACTACCGACAGCTGGCCCCGGTAG